The proteins below are encoded in one region of Bremerella sp. P1:
- a CDS encoding REP-associated tyrosine transposase: MATAHRKRRKIYDTPGDPHFVTFSCYQRQKLLSKDRTRQYVTEAIAKSQETVPFDLWAYVIMPEHVHLVVLPRENSEMASILKSIKQSVSRRAVNWLRENSPQFLVRLEEQKNGIITYRFWQRGGGYDRNLRSVRDIHEKINYTHENPVRRGLAKDATLWKWSSALAWESDTNIPLAIQRNSVPPLLASEGRSSLRRWT; the protein is encoded by the coding sequence ATGGCCACTGCTCACAGAAAAAGACGCAAGATCTACGACACACCTGGTGACCCACACTTCGTCACTTTTTCTTGCTACCAACGTCAGAAGTTACTGAGCAAGGATCGAACTCGTCAGTATGTCACTGAAGCAATTGCCAAGTCTCAAGAGACCGTACCATTTGATCTCTGGGCCTATGTCATCATGCCAGAACACGTTCATTTAGTCGTGCTCCCACGAGAAAATTCGGAGATGGCTTCAATTCTCAAGAGCATCAAACAATCGGTTTCCAGGCGAGCCGTGAATTGGCTGCGGGAAAACTCGCCTCAGTTTCTAGTTCGCCTGGAAGAACAAAAGAACGGGATCATTACCTATCGATTCTGGCAACGTGGCGGTGGTTACGACCGCAATCTGAGAAGCGTTCGAGATATCCATGAGAAGATTAATTACACGCACGAAAACCCCGTTCGTCGCGGTTTGGCGAAAGACGCTACTCTGTGGAAGTGGTCTAGTGCATTGGCATGGGAGTCCGATACCAATATTCCCCTAGCCATCCAGCGAAATTCGGTTCCACCACTGCTTGCGTCGGAGGGAAGGTCTTCGCTGAGACGATGGACATGA